One genomic segment of Aquamicrobium lusatiense includes these proteins:
- the tolR gene encoding protein TolR: MGMSVGTGGGARGGRGRRGRRNTLMSEINVTPFVDVMLVLLIIFMVAAPLLTVGVPIDLPETQARPMNSDTQPITVSVNDKGQVYLQETEIAVDEVVPRLEAIAKTGYEERIYVRGDKTADYGTVMQVMARISAAGYKNLGLVTLQEQDR, translated from the coding sequence ATGGGAATGTCAGTAGGTACGGGCGGCGGGGCCAGAGGTGGACGCGGAAGGCGCGGCCGCCGCAACACGCTGATGTCGGAAATCAACGTCACGCCCTTCGTGGACGTGATGCTGGTGCTGCTGATCATCTTCATGGTCGCAGCCCCCCTGCTCACCGTGGGCGTGCCGATCGACCTGCCGGAAACGCAGGCCAGGCCGATGAATTCCGACACCCAGCCGATCACCGTTTCGGTGAACGACAAGGGCCAGGTCTATCTGCAGGAAACCGAGATCGCCGTCGACGAGGTGGTGCCGCGGCTCGAAGCCATCGCCAAGACCGGCTATGAGGAACGCATCTATGTGCGCGGCGACAAGACCGCCGACTATGGCACGGTGATGCAGGTCATGGCCCGCATTTCGGCGGCCGGATACAAGAATCTTGGCCTCGTCACGCTTCAGGAACAGGATCGGTAA